The sequence below is a genomic window from Haematobia irritans isolate KBUSLIRL chromosome 3, ASM5000362v1, whole genome shotgun sequence.
aatcggtaaatgtgttatcgattccATAaatatgcagcagtatcgattatgcctttggACTTAActaataatgtgcacaatatatgggatatgttcgacactgatagtatgtaaagcgcataatgcgctttacagactatcagttattccggacgacagtattcgtgtcgaacatatcccatatattgtgcacattataagttaagtccgaaggcataatcgatactgctgcatgtttatgggatcgataacacatttaccgattatttagtcatcgccgacaagtcgtatcgatccgacacactgtaagattctttacaaacaccgacattccgtccggaataactgatagtctgtaaagcgcataacgcaTTATGTGCGCCTACTGACAAACGCTACAGACGTGTTCTGACACTAGAAACGTAAGCCGTGAAGAAACTTTGCAATTTAGGTTAACATCAAAGATTATCGaattaattataattacaaagtcTTTGGCActagtcttgggcaaaatcgttcaccatagtgattcggactcgtcgttccttttgtacaaaggaactagttccttcaaatcgttccatcgttccttttcgttccagctttttatatttgtcatcactgtcatctacTAAAGACAGAGATGACATTGTttactttgtgcaacgaagttcgtggtcaaatgaaagatacaaacaatattaaaaattgaataaaattacttaaaacagtttatagaaatataggaagaaaaaataatgaatggaaaatttaaagaagtaaCTAAActcattgcaagaaattaagaATCATTAGTTCCTGAAATGGAACTAATGGTTCTATTGAATAGCAGCATACCAATCAATGATTTAATATACATACGCGccaaaatgaataaattgtcaaatatctcaaacaaaagtcaaaaaatcaaattgcgaTCCGCGGAACTATGGAGCGTAAGATGAACATAAAACTAAATGACAAAAGGAACGACGAGGAcgaaagagatggaactagtgacaatcgttccttttagtgaaccgttcattggaactagttcgttccggaacgacacaagactatttGGCACTTCAATGGTAGTTTTTGAACGGCGTCAATTTTTACGATACCGATCCCGATATATGTCCTCAGGGCATATGATTGTCCAAGGGAGGTGGTTGTGTGAGGGGTATGCGGGGGACTTCTttacttcttcttcttcatctTTTTTCAGATTTCTTGTTTTAGGTAAGTGAGGACGTTGTCCTGTTGTCCTCAGCCTCTTGTCCGGCCTTAGAGAATTGATGGAACAAATCACTAGCCATGAGGTCGAGCTTGTAGTGTTTTCTTAGAAGTTCGCAATTTAATAGTAGTTACGGATAACATTGTGACTCCTTTTTAACTTGCAGCCTATTAAAGTGGTCGCAGCCGGAAAAGACATCTGAAATAAAGCTGTTTTGTTCAATTAATTGTGTTATTGTCGAAAATACCGGCTGAAACGGATAAACTGCATATACACCAATGCTGATGTGCGTTGTAGCTTACAGTAATAGGGAAAGTCAACAAGACGACAAATAAAAGGATCACGGATCACAGTCCAAATGGCTTTACAATTACGACAGTTCTACTTTGAAATTCCTCCGGTGACACGTTTCTATACAACAGGTGAGTTTTATGATGGTTGCTTATGAAGTTGTATTTTACTCCCATGTCCAGTTGCATAAATGATATCCATCCTAGTAAGGCTTGGAATACAGACAAGAAGGATTGCAATGAAATTGGATGAACGAAACGAGACACTTAATTCACtgtttacttttattttctttatcatTTTGCAGCATGTGTTTGTACGACATTGGCAGTGGTATGTAAATGGACACGTCATCCGTGGATCTAACACTATCTACATTTTCCAATAAGTCGTAGATATTAGAACAAAATACtaattacatacatacatatatataaatgtttttagAAGTACaataattgtaatttatttCCTTAGCATTTAGATTTGGTCTCACCCCTCCAGTTGTACTTCAATCCTATATTGATTCTGCGAAAATTGCAAATATGGCGATTGGCGACTACATTTCTATTTTTCGGTTCGGTTGGTATTAGCTTTTTCTTCAACATGGTTTTTACGTACAGATATTGCCGAATGCTGGAGGAGGGCTCATTCAGAGGTCGAAGTTCTGATTTTGTAATGATGTTCCTCTTTGGTGGCGCCCTCATGACATTCTTCGGTTTATTTGTTAACCTGTTGTTTTTGGGGCAAGCATTTACATTAATGTTGGTGTATGTATGGTCTCGGAGAAACCCTTTAGTTCGCATGAATTTCTTCGGCGTTATGAACTTTCAGGTGACCAACTAGACATCCACATAACTCGCGGTATAAAGCTAATAACAAtacatttttgtgtaattttagGCTCCTTATTTGCCGTGGGTGCTTCTGTGCTGTTCAATGATATTGGGGAACACTATTTGGGTGGATATAATTGGTATGGGTGTTGGTCACATATATTATTTTCTAGAAGACGTGTTTCCATCACAACCAAACGgctacaaatttataaaaacaccaAATTTCTTGTATGTTATAACAGTAtttgttttcataaatttatatattttactgaAGCAAAACTTTATCCATTACAGGAAAGTACTTTTCAATGAACATATTGATAGGAACTATCAGCCACTACCAGAAGATCGTCCAGGAGGATTTAATTGGGGAGGAGATGAAGGTCAGCCACTTAGGCCGGAAAATAATGATGGCAATGCAGAACAAAATGCTGACGAAAATAACGATTTAAGAGCACCCAGGCCAGACCAGAACCAGTAGAATTTGAGAAAACAAAACCCGCCGTGTCTTTACGCTGTACATCATGAAATAATCCAAAGTCGTGCGAAGATGTATGCCCTTTTCAAAAACGAAAAGTTCTATCGGTGCATATTGATTAAATACTAATTAGTTTCGCAATATTTTTATTGGCCATCATTGCAGACTTGTTGCAAGAGAAAAGTAGTAGGGGGAAGGTCAAAAtagttatgtaaatatttaagatttatggcacaataataaaacttttttatttaaaccaaaaattattttccaggaTAAGAGTAGATATTAGAGCTCGACTGAAGTGGATATTTTTGACCGAAGATCATGTTCGGCAACAAGGGTAATATTCGGCCGAAGACGATTTCTTTGTAAACTATATTTGAATTTGTTTCGAGAGATTTCCTTACACATTACCATAATTTATTGAAAGGAATAAACATTGCAGTTCATGTATGATACTGCGGTTGCAGgactaaatattcaaaattagatCATTTGGCTCGTTCGTTATATATCtgtaaactcaattaaaatagttttaaaatttgcatctcttgagACTTTTGCATGTACAGTAAAATCGAGGTTAATAATGTATTTACCTATTGTTatctttttgagaaaatactttTAGCTTTCAAGACATAATTATTATATATCGACTAGTTTAAGAATATATCGCTACGCTATTAGTTGTATATATGGaaaccaatatttttaaaataatttttttattgttgctgttttttgatttcagcttaaaaccatgcattgactaaacaacaagtgtagcttaaccaacagaggaaaaaaatgtttgtccaatttatttgggcaaagccctatagactgcaagatggttggatggacgcacgtttcggaattaccacattcctcatcagcatcctctacttgcagcaaaactatcaaccaattatcagaataaattcaggcagttcattacacccaacaatgaaccacacttgaaccttcccaaaaaaggttttgcatgatagccggcttatgccgaaataaatttgtactaacatatctcttttcatatgccactgtcaaatcatcgatttgttgtagttggctgggtttattttgagcgtgcttcctcttttttccttcgttttgttttgttattgttggttttgttctttaagcattgttgttgttttttgatttcagcttaaaaccatgcattgactaaactacaagtgtagcttaaccaacagaggaaaataatgtttgtccaatttatttgggcaaagccctatagactgcaagatggttggatggacgcacgtttcggaattaccaatattttttttacaactagCTGCATCTGTCTTGACACCAACGTTAACAAATTGAAAATCGGCGGTTATTCAGCCTCATCACGAAGAAGGTCCATTACGAATCGATTTTAGCCGAATGCCGATTCTTCGGTCGAGTTCTGATAAATATACCAATTCTATCATCATAATATTTAATTCCGCAGGTACAGGCACTCGAAGATATTGAAACAAGTCATGAATGTAAAAACGCCCGTTCATATTTTTCGGTTTGCTAGTGCCACCCCTGCGTGATGCAAAAAAACGAACTTCCATGCAATTATTACTCAAGTAATAATGTTCTACAAGCATTTATTATTGTTTGATCAAATGTCTAACTCAGGGTAGATTACTTATTAGTTAAACCTTTTTGTTTCTACTACTTGAATTATATCGTCTTGTGTATTAGGAATGGGGGCCGTTTAgtgatttgtatttatttatttctaaggaattaaatttaatttttttagcttgAGGTTACGATTTATTATTACTGTGTAATACGACATTTAGACCACTAGGTCTTTGTGTTATATTGaacgaataaaaatataattctttCGGTTGTGTTCTTGGTCTCATCTCAAGTTTTCGAacacaaaatgtaaataaaaagtgTATCTTGCCGTATCTACTAGTCTGCAAAAATAGCCCTCTGTGCAGCGATGAGAAGAACGACGTTGTGAAGAAGAAATAAGGAGATCGTAGCCCAATTCGATCAATTTAACCGCTGCGAAGTGTGATTCGTATAATACAGAGCTGTGATCGTTTACCCTTCTGAAGTTAATTGGTGTGGAACACACCTTGTTTCTCAGGGAAACCCATGGTTATCGAACAGCCTTCGCATTCTTCGGAGTGCGTTCTTTGGGGGGGTCTCCTACTTCGAAACGGTATTTCAATATGAGATCATTGATTTTTAACCACCGTGGAGGTTCCCGCTTCCCAGCACCTGAAGTTGCTCATCAAAACCCGATGGCCGATTACGTGAAATCTCATTAAACCAATGTTTTATAGTACCATCGAAGAAGAAGATAAGACGCCATCCCTCTCTTAGATAATTTACATTCTCAGATTGAATCATTTCCCTTTacgttgtaataaaattttcaataaaataattatataatagTACTACTTTgtagttttcttttaatttagtggctaaactcgaGCCTAGTACCCACCTCATCGAAATAAAAGATCGTTACGTTTTTCGTATAATTATTTAGTTTTacatttatttccattatttgGTTTATAATTAGCCAATACTTCGCGTCCAATTGACACATGGCGGCGCAAAACCATGTTAATAAATCCGGGATAGAATAATAATTTCAGTCCAAATTGATCGGgtcattatttattattaactataattttataaacattcctAAGACTTACTTTATAATGCATTCACTCATTTAAATTAGTAGATATTTTCGGTAATTGCAATATGTTTCTTAATCCCAAATTAATATTTGACTATCCGCACTCGCAACTTCATATATAATGAATTTTTGGAGTAATAGCACATCTCTAGAGTTAGTTGTTTGTTGATTTAAAATAGAAACATTATAACTTCGTTAGGCCGTGTTACCACTCGCGAATACCTCTacattaattgatttatttatttcagcaCCTGTCGGCCATATTCCATTCCATACCCTCGTGTGTTGCATATATCAATATGTATTAAAAAACGTGAAAACGCAATTAGATGTATgtataaattattataattttgacgaGTATGATTCTAAGAAAATGACAGGACAAGAGGATAAAAATAACAATCCGACTTAATCAAAGACCTGAGGAATTGCTCTAACACAAACAAGAATTAAGTAAAAAAGATGAAAATAtgataataaaatatgaatgaTGGAGGCAAAATGAACAAAGAGAATGCATTGATAGGACCTATTGACTATTGTGACTAATATTAGGAGAAAACGATACAGATTTATCTACGCTTAACCTAAAGGGcgcagaaaactaaaaattattgttaaagaaaaaggcCCGCATTATCGCACGCATATTAGTTACTTGCTTTCAGGTATTTTTTAGATCATAGAGCCAGTGGGTTTTTgtaaacttaaaataaaatagtatAACATAAAGTTGTTTATCTACATTGCTACAGTTGCGAGTACCACAGTTATGTCGTCAGGTTTTCCACCTAGAATAGATAAATGACGTTGTTATTTGTCCAAATAATTTATGGAGCTAGATTAATGTACCTGTTGCGTTGATATTATTACGTCTGGCATTTATTGCGAAAGGTGATATGAATTCACTGTCAAATGACAATGAGCGAGCCATCAGCGCCAGCGAGTTGGCAGTCATCTGTAATTTGACAGGATCTGTTACACCTTCAACCTGAAAATAGTTACATAAGAAATATAATGATTGTTAGCCAATGAAGGTCTTAAATAACACCAACCTCTTTTAAAACATCCAGCAATAGAGTTTCGGGTACATTATCGAATACGCCATCAGTGGCAACTAAAATAACATCGCCCTCCTTTACAGGGAAACTCAAAGTATCTGCCGCATCTGGGCTGTCACTTAAAACATTATGATCGTGGCCCGGTGGTGGTAAGGACAGCTGGAAGGGTGTATTAAAATAGTGCTGCTGCTCTTCTGACTTGTGAATAATTTCGCCTTTTCGGACTACTATGAATCCACTGTCTCCAATGTTAGCTGTATAAACAGTGCTGTTCTCCCTATTTAGCACAAGAACGCAAGCCGTACTGCTTCCTTTAGAAAAAAAGAATTCATCAATAAGGACTTTGCAGATAGCCttaataaacatatataaaattattttgttcaCATTTCGTTCTCTTTTCTAATTGTTTTAAAGGCctgtatttttgaaaaattttaaaacttattacttaggttaggtatagtggcagtcaggctcacttagactattcagtccattgtgataccacagtggtgatcttctctcttatcactgaggtgggataatacaccgctgaaaaactttttggtgtttggtcgaaactgggttcgaacccacgaccctgtgtatgcaaggcgggcatgctaaccattgcagcacAGTGGCTCCCAACTTAGCTTGACTTAACTTGAAAAATTGATACATGATAATCTCTCATCTTTTCTAAATAATTCGAGTTTCTTGAATGATTACCAGTTTGGTTTTCGTAGGGGTTGTGGAACAGAGGAGGCTGCTGTCAACGTTCAAAATTGCATATGTAGTGGATTGGATCAAGGTAATAGTGGTATTGCTGGTGTTTTTTATGACCTCAGTAAAGCATTTGATCTTATCGATCACAATGTTTTGACCCAAAAAGTGAACTTTTGCGGTGTTCGCGGTCGCGAACTCTCGTTAATGATGAGCTACTTAGAAAACAGGACGCAATATGTTCAGATTAATGAGCAAAAGAGTATAGGAAGGAGTTTGAGATATGGTGTGCCTCAGGGCAGTATTCTAGGACCGCTTCTCTTTTTGATTTATATAAACGACATTGGGAGACTGCAACTTTTTGGCAAGATGTTTTTATATGCGGATGATATTTGTATTCTATATCCATACAAACACGAAACTGCACTTAGGCCCCTCATTGAAAGAGATGCGTCCTTAATTATTGAATACGCAAggataaatatattatttattaacccaataaaaactaaattgataaGGTTTCGACCTAGATGTCGTTTCAACAAtgattttagcatttttgttgATGGGAACGAAATTAGGGAAGTGAGTTCGGTACGATATTTAGGCTTACACTTTCAAAGTACTCTCATTTGGAATAGACACATAGAGTATGTCAAGTCTAAGATTGCTCCAGCGGTTGGAATTTTGTACAAGTTCAGACACAGATTTgataaacgaactaaacttttgGTTTATCAGGCATTAATACAAAGTCATTTGAATTACTTAGCCATTTGTTATGCATGCAAGAGATCTACGGAACTTAGAAGTTTGCAAACGATGCAGAATAAGGCTTTAAAGTCTGTGGGAAATCTACCTTTGAGGTACTCTTCTGTATCATTATATAGTGAAGTGTTTCCCAATATATTGCCCATTTTCGGAATTCATAGCTTTCAATTGTATGTATATGTTTATAAATGTCTTCATTCAATAGGACACCATACAATCTCGTTTATGCCTAACTACCACATATTCAATACTCGTAACAGAAGCCATTTAAGAGTAGCGTTTTGCAGAAGTGAAACCACCAAACAAAGAATTGAGTATTCCGGAAAGTCAATTTTAATGCTTTGCCTTGCAATATAAAGTCCATCTCAAGCTTATCTCTTTTTAAAATGAGaataaaagattttttgttaACAAAAGTTGATGAGCTCctaatataattatttattgagttttatatataaattgtaCTTTTGTATATATCTAAATTAATATTTAGTCATATAATTCATTCAATAAcaagaaatatttcaatataaaaagtatataaatatGTTGCCAATGAGCCTCTAAAATGACATATGGCgctgaggccaatttttattagataatgaaatattataacgttttcataaataaataaaaaaaacaacttttaggCTATAGGCCTAAGGTTTGTTCGGTAagttttaagtttaaatgaaagtttggcTCGCACATTTTTGTGTTCATATTTATAAAACAATTATCAGCTTTTATTTACTAATCGACTCTTATTTTATAAATCAAAACGTTCGTCCCtatcttaaaacaaaaaatatgatagGCTCACGCGTTTCGAAATCAATTATTTACAGAAATAGACTGTATCATTTGATTTATAAACTCCCGTGTAGACGTTTAATAAGCCTATGACTATTCAATGTTAATTGAATAGTATATAGGCTTATTCATgttattatatgctttaaaatgaAAACGTATAGGTATTCTTATACAATATATCTGTTGTTTTCTTGTTTATGGCATACTATAAATGTAGAGTAGAATATTTATACGCACCTAGTATTGGTTTCTTTTGCTCCAATAATTCGCAGTAGCTATATGCTAGGAGATTAACTGGCCTTTGCGGGTTAAAGTTGACACAGTGAACGAGGCGTTCGCATGTCTTCATGAGGAAGGAAGAAAATTCGCCAGGATCTATGCCATAACTTCGCCATCCACCTACACCATCAGCAACACCTTAAATGAGTTAAATGTTTAAAGTAGCAATTATCCCAGAGTTAAGGAAATGTCAAAATTAGTTCAATAGTGCATGTTGCACACACATGTTACATACACACATGTTAAAAATTACTTGTGTGTATCCATATTACAGAATGATGCTGCACAGACATGCCAAAGAAAAACTTCCCACGTGCATTGGACTCACCTAGAACATCAGATGTCGCAGTGGAGGTCTTAAACCAGGAATCCTCCCCATATTTTCCTGGCTTATATTTGGAAGTGAGGAAATCTTTTGGAAATCCACATACCACGGAAACAAAATGCGGTCTTGTTTTAGTAGGCCCTGCAGATGCTGCATTGGATGCTGACTCCAATAATGTAGAAAATCCATTGCGCAATGCCCGCGATATTACCCTTGAAGTCCAGCTGAGTGAATGCATTGTTGGGTTGGTTTGTGTGTATCTGTTCACTTAGTGGCACGCACTACTAAGTTGCATGAATAATGGAGGTTCCTaagggtttttcatcaaaactgTGCCACAgtgtattgttaaaaaaaattaaaagaaatcgaTTGGAAATCCACTATTTTTGCGTTTTACGGTTTATTTTTATCGCGAGATTCTCTTTGACGGATCTAATTGATTTTACGTCAAAGTCACAAGGTAAACGAAGATGATGAGGAAAAAGAGAGGAATGGAATTTTTCGTTATTCGTTCTGGTATCTTCGGGGTAATATTACACTAAATTTACAAGTCCTGTAATCCTCCAATATTTTACATCTTTTTTATATAATCAATCGAACACAATGTCGTAGTAATT
It includes:
- the LOC142228155 gene encoding protein phosphatase PTC7 homolog; the encoded protein is MHSLSWTSRVISRALRNGFSTLLESASNAASAGPTKTRPHFVSVVCGFPKDFLTSKYKPGKYGEDSWFKTSTATSDVLGVADGVGGWRSYGIDPGEFSSFLMKTCERLVHCVNFNPQRPVNLLAYSYCELLEQKKPILGSSTACVLVLNRENSTVYTANIGDSGFIVVRKGEIIHKSEEQQHYFNTPFQLSLPPPGHDHNVLSDSPDAADTLSFPVKEGDVILVATDGVFDNVPETLLLDVLKEVEGVTDPVKLQMTANSLALMARSLSFDSEFISPFAINARRNNINATGGKPDDITVVLATVAM
- the Der-2 gene encoding derlin 2; the encoded protein is MALQLRQFYFEIPPVTRFYTTACVCTTLAVHLDLVSPLQLYFNPILILRKLQIWRLATTFLFFGSVGISFFFNMVFTYRYCRMLEEGSFRGRSSDFVMMFLFGGALMTFFGLFVNLLFLGQAFTLMLVYVWSRRNPLVRMNFFGVMNFQAPYLPWVLLCCSMILGNTIWVDIIGMGVGHIYYFLEDVFPSQPNGYKFIKTPNFLKVLFNEHIDRNYQPLPEDRPGGFNWGGDEGQPLRPENNDGNAEQNADENNDLRAPRPDQNQ